The following proteins are encoded in a genomic region of Musa acuminata AAA Group cultivar baxijiao chromosome BXJ2-11, Cavendish_Baxijiao_AAA, whole genome shotgun sequence:
- the LOC135626760 gene encoding hsp70-Hsp90 organizing protein-like, with product MSEDAKAKGNAAFAAGRFEDAIRHFSEAIDLAPANHVLYSNRSAAYASLQRYDVALADARKTVELNPGWAKGYSRLGAAHLGLGDANQAVAAYEKGLEIDPANEALQAGLADARAAATRSRGPIPPQGASPFGKMFQGPELWAKLTADTTTRGYLQQPDFIKMIQDIQKNPNNINMYLSDPRMMQVIGVLLNVKMRAPTDEMEREFMEPEQVKPQPEPVKKASEPEPVPEPMEVPEEQKESKEKKAEAQKKKEAGNAAYKKKDFETAIQHYTRAMELDDQDISYITNRAAVFLEMGKFEECIKDCDKAVERGRELHSDFKMIAKALTRKGTALVKLSKSSKDYDIAIETFQKALTEHRNPDTLKKLNDAERAKKELEQQEYFDPKIADEEREKGNELFKQQKYPEAVKHYTEALRRNPKDPKVYSNRAACYTKLGALPEGLKDAEKCIELDSSFSKGYTRKGAIQFFMKEYDKALETYQEGLKHDPNNQELLDGVKRCVEQINKTNRGEISPEELKERQAKAMHDPEIQNILTDPVMRQVLIDFQENPKAAQEHLKNPQVMHKIQKLVGAGIVQMR from the exons ATGTCAGAGGACGCGAAAGCCAAGGGCAACGCAGCCTTCGCTGCTGGCCGCTTCGAAGACGCCATCCGCCACTTCTCCGAGGCCATCGACCTCGCCCCCGCTAACCACGTCCTCTACTCCAACCGCTCCGCCGCCTACGCCTCCCTCCAGCGCTACGACGTCGCCCTCGCAGATGCTCGCAAGACCGTGGAACTTAATCCCGGCTGGGCCAAGGGCTACAGCCGCCTCGGCGCCGCCCACCTCGGCCTCGGCGACGCCAACCAGGCCGTCGCCGCCTACGAGAAGGGCCTCGAGATCGACCCGGCGAACGAAGCGCTCCAGGCCGGCCTCGCCGACGCTCGCGCTGCCGCCACGCGGTCCCGGGGCCCGATCCCGCCGCAGGGGGCCTCCCCATTCGGGAAGATGTTCCAGGGGCCGGAGCTCTGGGCGAAGCTGACGGCTGATACTACCACCAGGGGCTACCTCCAGCAGCCGGATTTCATAAAAATGATCCAGGACATCCAGAAGAACCCTAACAATATCAATATGTACCTCTCGGATCCGAGGATGATGCAGGTGATCGGGGTTCTTCTCAATGTGAAGATGAGGGCGCCCACGGATGAGATGGAGAGGGAGTTTATGGAGCCAGAGCAAGTGAAGCCTCAGCCTGAGCCAGTAAAGAAGGCATCGGAACCGGAGCCAGTGCCAGAGCCCATGGAGGTGCCGGAAGAACAAAAGGAGTCTAAGGAAAAGAAAGCAGAGGCacaaaagaagaaggaagcaggGAATGCTGCTTACAAGAAAAAGGATTTTGAGACAGCGATTCAGCATTACACACGTGCAATGGAACTTGACGATCAGGACATTTCCTACATAACCAACCGAGCTGCTGTTTTCTTGGAGATGGGAAAG TTTGAAGAATGCATAAAGGATTGTGATAAAGCTGTTGAACGTGGCAGAGAGCTTCATTCTGACTTTAAAATGATTGCAAAGGCATTGACTAGGAAAGGGACCGCTCTTGTGAAGCTTTCCAAGAGCTCCAAGGACTATGATATTGCTATTGAGACTTTCCAGAAAGCGCTAACTGAGCACCGAAACCCTGACACTTTGAAAAAGCTCAATGATGCTGAGAGGGCAAAGAAAGAATTAGAACAACAAGAATACTTTGATCCAAAAATAGCTGATGAGGAACGTGAGAAAG GTAATGAGCTTTTCAAGCAGCAAAAGTATCCGGAGGCAGTTAAACACTATACCGAAGCTCTAAGGAGGAACCCAAAGGATCCAAAG GTTTACAGCAATAGAGCCGCATGCTACACAAAGCTGGGTGCTTTGCCTGAAGGTTTAAAAGATGCAGAGAAGTGCATTGAGTTGGATTCATCCTTTTCTAAAGGATACACAAGGAAAGGTGCAATCCAGTTCTTTATGAAAGAGTATGACAAAGCTTTAGAGACTTATCAGGAGGGCTTGAAACACGATCCAAACAATCAGGAGTTGTTGGATGGTGTCAAGAG GTGCGTTGAACAGATTAATAAGACAAACAGAGGGGAAATAAGTCCAGAGGAATTGAAGGAGAGACAG GCAAAGGCTATGCACGACCCTGAAATCCAAAATATCCTTACAGATCCTGTTATGCGACAG GTGTTGATCGATTTCCAAGAGAACCCTAAGGCTGCACAGGAGCACCTCAAGAACCCTCAGGTTATGCACAAGATACAAAAACTTGTGGGTGCAGGGATTGTGCAGATGAGGTAG
- the LOC135626761 gene encoding protein GRAVITROPIC IN THE LIGHT 1-like yields MLQKFALAVKTKTIEFFAEEDEEEEEERAVGVDDPDACPAPEEVITGQRVVVLRPDPAPRPDPETLTAAALAALSSFQAAYLHLQTAHSPFLSDAVLSADRAAVSHLRRLSEVKRLYLSAGPAGPSPAPTSALPLSFLLEAQVQDNQDLLRTFEALVDRLQSDIDRKDAEAAALEKALADLDGAGVRLAHRLERACMPAEERVESLLTIGVFDSVLRDTCRVTHRFARVLIDLMNLSGWNLGVAANCIYPDVNFTKPGHCRYAILSYICLGMFGGFDSYDFYDDGDGVDMDEIDVSIRRTDSLQQFIEHSALDPLELMRDFPSSDFVKFCKKKYAKLIHPGIESSLLRNSSTRESLLGSLTPSSPLYESFASMASSIWMLHKLAWAYNPVVKIFQVAPGTEFSMVFMETIVPKVDKLHMDSGSSSRPKVGFTVVPGFHVGKTVIQSRVYLDDSEQTL; encoded by the coding sequence ATGCTTCAGAAGTTCGCGTTAGCGGTCAAGACCAAGACCATCGAGTTCTTCGCCGAGGAggacgaagaagaggaggaggagcgggCGGTCGGCGTCGATGATCCCGATGCTTGCCCTGCCCCGGAGGAAGTCATCACCGGTCAGCGCGTCGTTGTCCTGAGGCCCGACCCCGCCCCCCGGCCTGACCCCGAAACCCTCACCGCCGCCGCCCTTGCCGCGCTCTCATCCTTCCAGGCCGCATACCTCCACCTCCAAACCGCCCACTCGCCCTTCCTCTCTGACGCCGTCCTCTCCGCCGACCGCGCCGCCGTTTCCCACCTTCGCCGCCTCTCCGAGGTCAAGCGCCTCTACCTTAGCGCCGGCCCTGCTGGTCCTAGCCCTGCTCCCACCTCCGCCCtccccctctccttcctcctgGAGGCGCAGGTGCAGGATAATCAGGACCTCCTCCGCACCTTCGAGGCCCTCGTCGACCGCCTCCAGTCCGACATCGACCGCAAGGATGCCGAGGCCGCCGCCCTCGAGAAGGCGCTCGCCGACCTCGACGGCGCCGGGGTGCGGCTCGCCCACCGGCTCGAGCGTGCTTGTATGCCGGCCGAGGAGAGGGTGGAGTCGCTGCTCACGATCGGCGTCTTCGACTCGGTGCTCAGGGACACCTGCCGGGTGACGCATCGGTTCGCCAGGGTCTTGATCGACTTGATGAATTTGTCCGGGTGGAATTTGGGTGTGGCCGCGAACTGCATTTACCCGGACGTCAATTTCACGAAGCCGGGACACTGCCGGTACGCCATCCTCTCGTACATTTGCTTGGGCATGTTTGGAGGGTTCGATTCGTACGACTTCTACGACGATGGGGATGGAGTTGACATGGATGAGATTGATGTTTCCATCCGGAGAACCGATTCTTTGCAGCAATTCATCGAGCACTCGGCTCTTGATCCATTGGAGCTTATGCGAGATTTTCCAAGTAGTGATTTTGTGAAGTTCTGCAAGAAGAAGTATGCCAAGCTCATTCACCCTGGCATCGAATCCTCTCTGTTGAGGAATTCCTCCACCAGAGAATCTTTGTTGGGGTCGTTGACACCGTCAAGTCCCCTGTATGAGTCATTTGCGAGCATGGCCAGCTCCATATGGATGCTTCACAAATTGGCCTGGGCATATAATCCCGTGGTGAAAATCTTTCAGGTAGCCCCAGGGACTGAATTCTCAATGGTTTTCATGGAGACCATTGTTCCTAAGGTCGACAAGTTGCACATGGACTCTGGGAGTTCTTCACGGCCAAAGGTCGGGTTTACTGTGGTTCCAGGGTTTCATGTTGGCAAGACAGTTATCCAGTCTAGAGTTTACCTAGATGACTCAGAGCAGACATTATAA